The Candidatus Saccharibacteria bacterium genome includes a region encoding these proteins:
- the rplR gene encoding 50S ribosomal protein L18: MTRLSDKLRNLSQRKRRVRSTITGTAEKPRLSVFISNKHVFAQLIDDTSHSTIAAATTVGQKKLTGTMTEKAEWVGEQIAKKAKSSNVKQVVFDRNGRLYHGRIKALAEAARAGGLEF; this comes from the coding sequence ATGACAAGACTATCTGATAAATTACGCAACCTTTCACAGCGAAAACGACGCGTCCGTTCTACGATCACCGGTACGGCTGAGAAGCCGCGACTCAGTGTTTTTATTAGTAACAAGCATGTATTTGCCCAGTTAATAGATGACACGTCGCACTCCACCATTGCTGCTGCAACTACCGTCGGGCAGAAAAAGCTTACTGGTACAATGACCGAAAAGGCCGAATGGGTCGGTGAGCAAATCGCTAAAAAAGCCAAATCATCCAACGTAAAACAAGTTGTTTTTGATCGTAATGGCAGGTTATATCACGGACGCATTAAGGCATTAGCTGAGGCAGCTCGTGCAGGAGGATTGGAGTTTTAA
- the rpsE gene encoding 30S ribosomal protein S5, with amino-acid sequence MIQKQQTRRQSGQPQVEEKQFDERVVHIDRVARVVKGGRRFRFRALVVIGDHKAQIGIGVSKGADVTTAVTKAVDVAKKNLVKIAIYNNTIPHEAEAKVSGAHILVKPAAPGTGLIAGGVVRIVLEVAGISNALSKSLGSANKINIAYATLKALQSIEPAENWHTTRYKQEQKADKSSTKSKTVKTKSTAATKESKDEV; translated from the coding sequence ATGATTCAAAAGCAACAAACACGTCGACAGTCAGGCCAACCGCAAGTTGAAGAGAAGCAGTTTGATGAACGTGTAGTTCATATTGATCGTGTGGCACGAGTCGTTAAGGGTGGACGTAGGTTCAGGTTCCGTGCGCTCGTGGTTATTGGTGATCACAAAGCTCAAATTGGCATTGGCGTATCAAAAGGAGCTGACGTAACTACAGCAGTGACTAAGGCTGTAGACGTCGCTAAGAAAAACTTGGTCAAGATTGCCATATATAACAACACTATACCGCACGAAGCTGAAGCAAAAGTAAGTGGTGCACATATTCTGGTCAAACCAGCAGCACCTGGTACTGGGCTGATTGCTGGTGGTGTCGTACGGATTGTTCTTGAAGTCGCAGGTATTAGTAATGCGTTATCAAAGTCACTTGGCTCGGCCAACAAAATTAACATCGCATATGCTACATTAAAAGCGCTACAAAGCATTGAGCCAGCAGAAAATTGGCACACTACACGCTATAAACAGGAGCAAAAGGCTGATAAATCAAGCACTAAGTCAAAGACGGTTAAAACAAAGTCCACCGCAGCCACTAAGGAGAGCAAAGATGAAGTAT